In the genome of Candidatus Zixiibacteriota bacterium, the window CTTCTGCCGGTCGAAGTTTTCCCTTTTTCGCCACAACCGGATTCAGCACCGTCCTTTTTTACCGCGATTCCAGACATGGATGGAAAAATCCCTCTTTACTGGTTCAAACCGGGGATAAATCCAGAGGAGAAAATCTTCGATGACGGGACTAAAGAGCTTCAGTTTAATGTTTTCGACCAGTGGTATGAGAACTGTGCCGCGGAGAAATTTTTCTCTCCTTCAACTCCTTTTGTCCTGCTCAAATCAAAAGTTTTCATCAGCTATCAAGGCAGGCCTGGAGATGCATTGTATGACTCAGCTGCTCAATTTTTCATAACCATAAACAAAAATGACCACGGAAAACCAGGATTTCCCTTTTCTGAACCAGTATATGCGAAAGCTTCTGGCAACGGAGTGCCCGAAGGCGAATGGGTGGAAATCGAGCATAATCTTTTAATCACGGAGGATACCTTCTGGGTCGTTTTCCACTGGCTAAAGGAAACGCCTACATCACCTCTAATAGGTGCAGATGATTCCACGAATAATAAAAACTCTTTCTGGGGCTGGAAAAAAGACGGATACTGGCAGTGGAATAAGTGGAGTTATAACCTGATGATAAGATGTCTCCTTTTGTCCAACGGAATGCAAACCTCTTTATCTCCGGGTGGATACAAGCTGTATAGAGGAGATACTTCTGACTTTCCTCTATCCCCAGCTTCTCTGCTGAGAACCTTTCCGGCTGACAGTTTCTATTGCCTGGATGACCAGGTAACTAACGGCAAAAGTTACTATTATAAACTGACCGCCCTTTATTCCGGTCAGGAATCTGATACCTCGAATGAGGTTCAGGCTACTCCCAGACTCGGAGCTTTTCTGCAGTCCGATTTAGATTCTTTAGAAGTTTTATTACCCTCAGGCCAGAAGAAAGTAGAGTATCTTCAACTTTCCAACCCAGGTGGACTCCCTCTGGATTATAATATTGAATTTGAGCTTTCTTTAGATGATTCCACAAAAGGGACAGATTCTTACGGCTATTATTGGAGCGATAATCTTACCAGAAAAAGTTTAAGTTATGATTGGATGGACATAAGTCAGAGAGGCGTGTTGATAAATTCTGTAGCGGACAAGAACAAAGTCTACGGACCAATCCCCCTGAATTTTCTTTTCCCTTTTTATGGAAACCTTTATGATTCCCTGTGGATTTCGACCAATGGCGTCTTGAGTTTTTATCCCTGGGAATTAAGGTTTGTCAACCAACCCTTACCCTGTGCACAGGGATATTTCAGCTTAATCGCCCCGCTCTGGAGTAATTTGACTTTAAATCAGGATAGCAAGATCTACCTTTATCGATCTTCTGATTCCTTAATTGTCTCATTCATTGATATTAAGTATTTCAAGAATGGAACCTTGTTTACTTTTCAGGTCATACTGACGAAACAAGGTTCAATCGATTTTCAATATGAAAAATTAAGCCAGTCCAACGACACAGCTACAGTTGGGATTCAGA includes:
- a CDS encoding T9SS type A sorting domain-containing protein; the encoded protein is MTKTTFPLSNLFEDQRIVTLSILFLLIILLPVEVFPFSPQPDSAPSFFTAIPDMDGKIPLYWFKPGINPEEKIFDDGTKELQFNVFDQWYENCAAEKFFSPSTPFVLLKSKVFISYQGRPGDALYDSAAQFFITINKNDHGKPGFPFSEPVYAKASGNGVPEGEWVEIEHNLLITEDTFWVVFHWLKETPTSPLIGADDSTNNKNSFWGWKKDGYWQWNKWSYNLMIRCLLLSNGMQTSLSPGGYKLYRGDTSDFPLSPASLLRTFPADSFYCLDDQVTNGKSYYYKLTALYSGQESDTSNEVQATPRLGAFLQSDLDSLEVLLPSGQKKVEYLQLSNPGGLPLDYNIEFELSLDDSTKGTDSYGYYWSDNLTRKSLSYDWMDISQRGVLINSVADKNKVYGPIPLNFLFPFYGNLYDSLWISTNGVLSFYPWELRFVNQPLPCAQGYFSLIAPLWSNLTLNQDSKIYLYRSSDSLIVSFIDIKYFKNGTLFTFQVILTKQGSIDFQYEKLSQSNDTATVGIQNEDGTSALLISYNQDYLRDSLRIRINPPYLQVSPMKGKINPGENQTIKLAFDSYFLSQGLFKGKLKVFSQDKNHSLNPLSLPVVLNVDTTTSVQNAPEQIPVTFKLGQNYPNPFNPLTTIPFKAGSRKPGAGSPTRTTLKIYNVLGQLVKTLVDEEKSPGNYQVIWDGKDQKGDEVSSGIYFYQLRTGNYKETRKMSLLR